From the genome of Lathyrus oleraceus cultivar Zhongwan6 unplaced genomic scaffold, CAAS_Psat_ZW6_1.0 chrUn0032, whole genome shotgun sequence, one region includes:
- the LOC127112069 gene encoding uncharacterized protein LOC127112069, protein MASKVRPTLSDNELVNIFMGTLHGLYFEKMIGSSSTNFADMVTIGERVENGLKSGKITDTTAPQSVNKRSHGGFAKKKEGEANANRGNNFGNRPQFDKIPVPYSELVPYLVHVGEIIPKELPVATPPFRNNHDPNASCAYHAGFIGHSKENCWALKCKIQDLINQNILTFSEEKPNVKTNPLPNHSGTSVNAVIEEVKAEVVLKVEEVKTPMSVVLQKLEQFGFLEEVHEDYTVCKYDPDSCEQLKGCVQTLMDQGLIQFSKAQAATEVAVVEPITIVYRKKKVEAPPKRIQPIHFRVPTPFPYQNTKAVPWNYETTAYLGGKEIHIPDTKIVNIAGAGGMNRSGRVFAPKYTPRVSPAPTIVSPKEKATPTPTPQAGATVPATPTVMTAPVMTRVIDNDKAAEAEVSKGKRLMTPSKISILSLLLSSEDYRKALLKVLNAAHVMQDITVDQFDDVVANITTSRYLGFNEAELPPKGKAHNKALHISVTCTDSLLSRVLVDTGSSLNVLPKSTLSQL, encoded by the exons ATGGCGTCTAAGGTTCGACCAACACTATCTGATAATGAGTTGGTTAACATCTTCATGGGCACGTTGCATGGGCTGTACTTTGAGAAAATGATTGGTAGTTCATCAACAAACTTCGCCGATATGGTCACAATTGGGGAACGTGTTGAGAATGGGCTGAAGTCAGGGAAAATAACAGACACGACCGCGCCGCAGTCCGTCAACAAGAGATCGCATGGGGGCTTCgcgaagaagaaggagggggAAGCAAACGCT AACCGAGGGAATAATTTTGGGAACCGCCCCCAGTTTGACAAAATCCCGGTGCCGTACTCCGAATTAGTCCCCTATCTGGTTCATGTGGGGGAAATCATACCAAAGGAATTGCCCGTGGCCACTCCTCCATTCCGCAACAACCATGATCCTAATGCTTCGTGCGCGTATCATGCCGGATTCATAGGGCACTCCAAAGAAAATTGTTGGGCACTTAAGTGCAAGATTCAAGATTTGATCAACCAGAACATCCTGACCTTCTCCGAAGAAAAACCGAATGTAAAGACCAATCCTTTGCCGAATCATAGTGGCACATCAGTCAACGCCGTAATTGAGGAGGTAAAGGCCGAAGTCGTACTGAAAGTTGAAGAGGTGAAGACTCCGATGTCTGTTGTGTTACAAAAGCTTGAACAATTTGGGTTTTTGGAAGAGGTGCATGAAGATTATACAGTATGCAAGTATGATCCCGATAGTTGTGAGCAGTTGAAAGGGTGCGTGCAGACACTAATGGACCAAGGTTTAATACAGTTCTCTAAAGCTCAAGCAGCAACAGAGGTGGCAGTAGTTGAACCAATAACTATTGTATACAGGAAGAAGAAGGTTGAAGCTCCTCCCAAAAGGATTCAACCGATCCATTTCCGTGTCCCAACTCCATTTCCGTATCAGAACACCAAGGCAGTGCCTTGGAATTATGAGACCACGGCGTATTTGGGAGGGAAAGAAATCCACATTCCTGATACAAAGATTGTCAACATCGCTGGAGCGGGAGGCATGAATCGAAGTGGCCGTGTATTCGCTCCTAAATACACTCCTAGGGTGTCTCCAGCACCCACAATTGTCTCACCTAAAGAGAAGGCAACTCCTACGCCGACTCCGCAGGCAGGGGCAACTGTACCCGCCACTCCGACCGTGATGACTGCTCCAGTAATGACGAGAGTTATTGATAATGATAAAGCTGCAGAGGCCGAAGTCTCCAAAGGTAAAAGGCTGATG ACGCCTTCCAAAATATCAATTTTGTCTTTATTGTTGAGTTCCGAGGATTACCGCAAAGCATTGCTGAAAGTTCTAAATGCCGCTCATGTGATGCAAGATATCACGGTCGATCAATTTGATGATGTGGTTGCCAATATCACCACCAGTAGGTATCTGGGATTTAATGAAGCAGAGTTACCTCCTAAGGGAAAGGCTCACAACAAAGCACTACATATTTCGGTCACATGTACGGACTCTCTCTTATCCCGAGTCCTTGTTGATACTGGATCCTCGCTTAATGTACTGCCAAAATCTACATTAAGTCAGTTATAG